ATGACCTCACTCTCTGTCTCCCCATTGGCTGGCTATATTAAGAAAGTCGCGAGCGCCTTTAAATAGCGGCTCGCGGTCGCGGCTTGCGGCAGTTGGCGGCGAGCGGCGGTGCGGGTCGGAGCTCCCTCGCCCGGCTGTTACCAGGCGGCCTCGGCGGCGTTTCCCCAGCCGGGATTTGGGCCCGGCCGGGTTGCACCGAGCTTCCGAGCGTGCCCCCGAGGCCGGGGGGTTGAGGAGGGCCTGCCGGCCTGCCCGCGCGGGCCCGCCTACGCCACGGTGTCCTGTGAGAAGCGAGAGGGagcggggggcggccgcgggcAGGAGGGCGCTGCCATCgtcctgctgcagggcaaggCCAGCTTGGCGAGCTTGGCCATGGCCGCCATCCGCAAGaagctggtggtggtgggggacGGTGCCTGCGGCAAGACCTGCCTGCTCATCGTCTTCAGCAAGGACGAGTTCCCCGAGGTCTATGTGCCCACCGTCTTCGAGAACTACGTGGCCGACATCGAGGTGGACGGCAAGCAGGTGGAGCTGGCCCTGTGGGACACGGCCGGCCAGGAGGACTACGACCGCCTGCGCCCCCTCTCCTACCCAGACACCGACGTGATCCTCATGTGCTTCTCCGTGGACAGCCCGGACTCGCTGGAGAACATCCCGGAGAAGTGGGTGCCCGAGGTCAAGCACTTCTGCCCCAACGTCCCCATCATCCTGGTGGCCAACAAGAAAGACCTGCGCAACGATGAGCACGTGCGCAACGAGCTGGCCCGCATGAAGCAGGAGCCGGTGCGCACCGAGGACGGCCGCGCCATGGCCATTCGCATCCAGGCCTACGACTACCTGGAGTGCTCGGCCAAGACCAAGGAGGGCGTCCGGGAGGTCTTCGAGACGGCCACCCGGGCGGCCTTGCAGAAGCGCTACGGCACCCAGAACGGCTGCATCAACTGCTGCAAAGTGCTATAGGGGGCAGCTGGAGCGT
The nucleotide sequence above comes from Aythya fuligula isolate bAytFul2 chromosome 3, bAytFul2.pri, whole genome shotgun sequence. Encoded proteins:
- the LOC116488015 gene encoding rho-related GTP-binding protein RhoB; translated protein: MAAIRKKLVVVGDGACGKTCLLIVFSKDEFPEVYVPTVFENYVADIEVDGKQVELALWDTAGQEDYDRLRPLSYPDTDVILMCFSVDSPDSLENIPEKWVPEVKHFCPNVPIILVANKKDLRNDEHVRNELARMKQEPVRTEDGRAMAIRIQAYDYLECSAKTKEGVREVFETATRAALQKRYGTQNGCINCCKVL